The region CCGGTAAAAACCAACTTTTTTAAAACAGCTGACCCGAACGGTACCTATCAGAAAAATGTTGCGCGCCACATGCTGGATCCGGATAAAGTAGCCAAAAAGGTTGTAAAAAATCTGTTTCAAAACAAAAGAGAAATAAATTTGCCATATTGGATGGCATTTGGAAATAAAATCTATCAACTTTTTCCTGGTTTAATAGAACGATTGTTGAAACGGCAATTTAATAAAAAATAGAATCATAAACCTTTCCTTGAACCACAGTTTTTAATGACTGTGGTTGTTTGTTTTGAAAACATGGACAACCACTTCTTCCCTTCACTACTTCATTTCGATCGGATCATCTATGTGGATGCAAAATATTCATATCATGGGTTACTGAAAATTTACGATTGTATCGTTCCTGGTGTGCATACTCTTCCACAATTAACAAAGACTATGGGGTGGAGGTGTATTGCAATGGCGAACAAGAAAAATAAAAATACTGGTGCCATGAGTGATGAGCAGGCTGTCAGAAAAAAATTATCAACAGAATTTGATCATGAATTTGCTAATGAACCTTTGACTGCAACTGAAAGGTATAATAATAAAAAGACAAAGAAGCGACAATAATCCAAGGAGGTTGACAAGATGGCAGATAAAAAAGGCAAAAATGGAGAAATACAGGAAAATGTTAATGCAGAGCTTGGTGGAATAGGGTTTTATGGAACAACGTCCAACATGGAAATAGCAGGGTATAAAGCTTCCGGAGATATTGAAAATGCGGGAAGGTTGGATAAGGGATTTAAACGGCCGAAACATCCAGGTGCAACTGCCTCTGTAAAACAAGAAAAAGATTAAAAAGGACAGGGAAATGAACTGCCGACACTCCCCCCTATTATAAAAAACAACCAAGACTTCCAGGTTGTATCTTGGTTGTTTTTTCGTTGTTTTCATTATTGATACTGTTTTTTCCTCCAACTGAAAGTATGAACAACATGTATTTTTTCGGTATAAACAGAATATGTAATAGTAAAGACTCACTAACGAAATAGGATCCAATTATAATGAATTGGATCCTATTTTAGAGATTGGACATTGCTCGATTAACGCTGGAGAGGTTGTCCTAAATTTTAGCCTTTTCTCCCTTTGTCAAATGTCTCATGGATAACATCGATAACATCTTCTTTATCATTATGTCTCAGCAATTTTATCATCCTTTCCATTACCATTTTTCCAACTGTGAGGTGATTTATACATGAAAACCGTGACCATAAGGTTGAAAGATGACATATATGACCAATTAAAGGAAATAACTGAGCTGGAAAATCTGATTAATCGTCACCGCGACAAAACCAGAAGCGATGATTACAAAATGGAAGAGTTTGTTGTAGGCTGCATTATGGAAAAGATTGAACAAATCAAACAATTCGACAGGCTTAATCCTTTCATGGAAAATACACAGCAACCAGTCATTAAAAACCGGTTTAAAGAAATAGCGAAAAATAAAAATATCTACATAAAGGATATCGCCGATCAATTGAACATGAAGCCACCAAACATAAGTAAAATTTTTAACAACTTATCCCAGCCGCGGTTGGAATTATTTATAAAAATTTGGCTGGTTTTAGGGTGTCCACCGTTACACAAGTGTATTTATGTAGACGAAGATTTACTTTAGCTGCTTCGTCTTTTTTTGTATTTTAAAAAAAGTGGAATAAGACAAGCTGATTCACCCATATCGTTAAATATAATCATTTTTAAAGAAAATTATCAAAAACTATATGTTAAAATTCAGAATCGGATAAAACAGCACAACTCCTTTAAGTCAAACAGAAAGGGAGATGCAGCATGTCTGTATTCGAGGCGCTTGTTCTGATGATTTCATTTGGAACATTGATGGTCGCAGTATTGTCTGAGCAAAAAAAATAACTACCCTGTCACAAGCACTTTTGGGTAGTTAACATCATGTTCGTTAGGTTAAAACCGTTTGGTGATAGCTGTACCATTCGGTTTTTATTATTGTATGCGTTAATGCGTATGAATTACCACTTAAATAAATTTTACGTCATAAAATCACCAAGATAAAATCATTGAAAAGTCCCGCACTTATATCTATTCTTCACTAACCACTTCTTTCAAAATTTCATAGGAACGTTTCTGTTTATCCTTGTCGTGAATATATGACACGGCCATGAGTTCATCTACATTATATTTCTCCTGAAAATCCGTCAACTGAGTCCGTATGGTATCCTTGCTCGGGGTCTGTTGTGACTTTGAAATAAAGTTCGATCATTTATAAAAAAGTTTGATAAAATCACATTGACAAAACGTACTGTGACAATGCAACATTGGGCCATTTTGTTGCATAAAATTGAATCAATAATAACACACTGATAATAAGGGGTATACAACAAAATTAAATAGACCTTTTGGTGTTGCGATAATAAGTTATTTTTATATCTTTGGCACCATTGTTTTATTATTTACCTCTATTTTTTTGATGCGGATGCAAATTCCGTTGGCATTGCAGAAAGGTTTGGTCTCCCAGATATACCTGAACAGCTAATGAGGGTATTAGTTGCGATATTTACAATAATATTGGTTTATGGTTATTTAAGACTTAAACAATCGGGATTTTGGCTGATAGCATCATTTTTTGTTCCGTAAAAGGGCGCTCATCTTTAATAAGGATCGGTCTTGCGTCATAAAAAGGCCCCAGTCAAAACAACGGAGAAAGTGCAATCCTTTTTCATTATGAGAGACATATTTAGGTTGATTGAACGCATGATCAAACATGTACGGGAAACGGTTTTGCCCAAAGATCATGTTGAAAAAATTAAAGAGTTGCATAAACAACAAATTGAGCAAATGTCATTGCCTTTAGCTGTTTAATCTCCAAGTTTATCTATACTTCAAATGGTTTTTAAAAAACTATTTAAATCCAAGGGGGAAGTATGTCCTTTTTTTGACTACAAATTATTGAATATTCAATTACTACCTCCGCAATTCACACCATTTACTTTCATTTCCAATTATGGGAGTAAAGATTACTTACTTCCGGTTCATATTCTTTAAAAAAGGTATTTCTTGAACACGCTCTAATAGGGGACATTCAAAAATCCGGTAAAATTGACGTGCCCCTGCAAAAGGGGTATGCCAACCCTGATCGTAAGCCTGTTTTGGCCTGCCTTCCTTTGAAAAAGCTCGTTGGTTTGCTTTTCCGATCCTCATGTGCCGGGAAGTAGTAACTTCTGTATTGTCCACGTCCTTTGGGCAACGCAGAAGTTACTACTTCCCGTACAAGCCTCGATATTGAAATATTCCGATGAATAAAAGGACAAAACATTTATTCATCGGAACAATATTTCTTTACAAAACCTTTACATTCTCTTAATACTCAATTAACGATTGATCTATAGCCTTGTAGTTGCGAGAACATATTACATTCCTAAGGAGGATTATTGTGAAGGTGAAAAACAAACTGGTTTTAATAACTTTGGTTACATTGATGGTTTTTGTAACTGCATGCGGAAATTCAGCGAATGGCAAATCGGGGAGTGAAGCCGACAATAACAAAGACAAATTATCCGGATCCGTTATTATCGGTGGTTCAAGTGCTCTTCAACCATTGGCAACGGCTGCCGCTGAACAATTTATGAATAAACACCCTAACACACAGGTTCAAGTGCAAGGCGGTGGTAGTGGTACAGGGCTTAGTGAAGTCGCTGCAGGAAATCTTGATATTGGAAACTCTGATTATTTTGCGGAATCACAAGAAGGCATTCCAGCTGATAAATTGGTTGATCACAGAGTAGCTGTTGTTGGTATTACTGCAGCAGTTCACCCTGACGCAGGTGTAACCAATCTTTCAAAAAGCGATCTGATCAAGATATTTACCGGGAAAATAAAAAACTGGAAAGAAGTCGGCGGTAAGGATGAAAAAATAACACTTGTTAACCGTCCGGACGGCTCGGGCACACGCGCTACTTTCATTAATTTTGCCTTGGACGGTACAGCGCCTGCCGAAGGGATCACAGAGGACTCTTCCAACACAGTGAAAAAGATTATTGCGGAAACCCCTGGAGCGATCGGGTATCTAGCATTCTCTTACTTCGATGATTCCGTTGTCAAAATGAATATTGACAATGTCGAAGCAACGGACGAAAGTGTTATCTCTGGCGAATTTCCGATCTGGGCTTACGAGCACATGTACACAAACGGTAAACCAGACGGTGCGGAAAAGGCGTTTCTTGAATATATGATGAGCGATACAATTCAAAATGGCCCCGTCGCTAAGCAAGGATATATCCCAGCCTCAAAAATGAATGTCGAGCGTAATGCTCAAGGTGAAATAACTAAGAAATAAAATTATAAGCGTAGGGTAGGTAATGCAAGGAATGTCTACCCCGTTTATACCTTTTATGATTCAGTATAAAACATCCAGAAAGTATGGTTTGGAGAAGGAGGAGTTGATTGAATGGCTCTAAACGACAATGAGGTAGAATGGAACCCAACTGCTAATACCACATTTGCCAGTAAAAGACTTGTGAAAAGACAAAAAATCAGTAAAGCCCTGTTCTGCAGAAATAGTGAATTACGAGGAAAATTAATCATTACCGTTAGTGCATTCTTTATGATGGCGGCTGCCGTGGCAATTACACTTTTTTTGACGATCAAAGGCTTGCAGTTGTTTATTCAAGACGGAATCAACATATTTGATTTTATTACCGGGACAGAGTGGAATCCAACGGGAGAAGAAAATCCTTCATACGGCGCATTTTCATTTATTTTCGGTTCATTGTCGGTAACCTTTCTGGCCGCCGTGTTCGTAGCCCCGATCGGAATTGGAAGTGCCATTTTCATGACAGAGATCGCCAAGAAATGGGGGCAGAGGGTACTGCAACCGGTTATTGAAATACTTGTTGGCATTCCGTCTGTTGTTTATGGTTTGATTGGATTATCGATCATCGTTCCACTTATTAGGCAGTTTATCGGGGGAACTGGTTTCGGCTTATTGGCTGGAACAATTGTTGTCGGTATGATGATTTTACCGACTGTTACAAGTATTGCAGCCGATGCGATTCGGTCTGTCCCCTACCACTTGCATGACGCTTCATATGCGCTTGGGGCAACGCGATGGCAAACCATTTATAAAGTTGTTATTCCAACTGCTTTACCCTCATTACTGACAGCGATTGTGCTTGGAATGGCACGAGCATTTGGGGAAGCACTGGCCATTCAAATGGTTATTGGCAATGCACAGGGAATGCCGAATTCTTTAGTGGATCCCGCTGCAACATTAACAACGATTACCACCCTTAGCATGGGACACACAACTTATGGAAGTCCGCATAACAATGCGCTTTGGTCCTTGGGATTGATTCTACTTGTGATGTCCTATGTATTTATTATTTTTATTCGATTTTTATCCCGGAGGAGGAAAGTGTAAATGAACAGTAGAACAGTAAATCATATAGCAACCACTTTGATAATTTGCTGTGCCCTGGTTATGATCGGAATGCTTGCTACTCTTATGGGCTATATTTTATATCATGGTATTGCGCAAATTGACCTTGGTTTTTTAACCACTGATTCCAGTTCCTTTCTAACAGGAGGTGGTATCAAAAATCAGCTGTGGAATTCCTTTTACATTTTATTCATTACAATGGTCATGGTTGTTCCCCTTGGCATAGCTGGCGGAATTTATCTTGCGGAATATGCAAAACCGAATAAATTAACATCATTCATTCGTTCTTGTGTGGAAGTCATGGCATCACTACCATCTATTGTTGTTGGAATGTTTGGCTTGCTCCTGTTCGTCAATTACTTTGGCTGGCAGTATTCGATTCTATCAGGAGCGCTTGCTTTGACGGTCTTTAACTTACCGGTCATTGTCAGAATGTCTGAAGATGCATTGCGTTCTATCCCAATTGAATTAAAAGAGGCAGGTCTCGCGCTCGGTGTTCCCCACTGGCATACGATTAAAACTGTATTGCTTCCTGCCGCGTTTCCAGGAATCTTAACCGGGGTGATTTTGTCGGCGGGACGTGTGTTTGGTGAATCGGCAGCATTGTTATTCACAGCAGGACTTTCGACGCCAAACCTCAATTTCACAAATTGGAACCCATTTGCAGCAAATTCACCATTAAATATCTTCCGTCCAGCGGAAACTCTATCCGTTCATATTTGGAATGTGAATGCGAATGGGATCATTCCGGACATAAGGGAAGTCGCAAATGGATCTGCTGCTGTCTTGGTGATTGCCGTATTACTGTTTAATTTACTTGCACGTTGGATTGGTCATGTCATTTACAAAAAAATGAATGGTAACTAAGGGAGGAAAATTATCTTGATAAGTACACAGATGAAAAGCAACGTCATGCCAATGGCTAATGAAACGACCCCAATTTTTCAGCTTAAAGACTTGAATGTTTATTATGGAGAAAACCATGCCGTAAAAAATGTTTCCTTATCGATTCTAAAACAAGCTATCACAGCCTTAATTGGGCCATCAGGATGCGGAAAGTCCACTTTTTTAAGAACACTCAACCGCATGAATGATTTAATACCCGAAGCACGATGTGAAGGTGAAATTGTCTACGGGGATGTTAATTTACTCGATCGAAAAATTGATGTTGTAGGACTTCGCAAAGAGATTGGTATGGTCTTTCAAAAGCCGAATCCATTTCCCAAGTCCATTTTCAATAATGTGGCTTATGGGCCCAAAATGCAGGGAATTAAAAATAAAAAGAATCTAAGTGAAATTGTTGAGAAAAGTCTAAGGGACGCAACGCTATGGGATGAGGTAAAAGACCGTCTTGATCAGAATGCTTATGGCCTTTCTGGCGGTCAGCAACAACGGCTTTGTATTGCGCGTTGTTTAGCTGTGAAACCAAGTGTCATTTTAATGGATGAACCGACATCTGCGCTCGACCCGGTATCAACATTGAAAATCGAGGAACTTATCCAAAGATTAAAAGAAAAATTTAGCATTGTGATCGTAACCCATAATATGCAGCAGGCGTCACGGATTTCGGATCAAACTGCATTTTTCCTTAATGGTGAGGTGGTGGAAATGTTTGATACAGCTTCCATTTTTTCAAATCCGTCTGATCAACGTACGAAAGACTATATCTCAGGTAAGTTCGGATAAATAAACCCTGAGTGATTCCTGAAGCAAATGTTAACATTCATTGAGGTTTTCAAATGATTTGTATATATTAAACATAGTGTCCCCTGATGTGTGGAACAAAAGTCCGTTAAACAATAAACGCAGAATGGAGTGTGAAAATGAACGAAAAAGTCATGGTTGTCGATGACGAAATCTCCATCGTTACATTGCTTGAATTTAATCTCACAAAAGCCGGCTATGAGGTAATACCCGTCACGGATGGTCTTACCGCTCTCCATCTAGTCAAAGAAAAACAGCCTGATTTAATTGTTCTTGATCTAATGTTGCCGGGGATGGATGGAATAGATGTCTGCAAACAGCTAAGGGAACAGAAATTGCTCACCCCGATTATTATGCTAACGGCAAAGGATGACGAATTTGATAAAGTACTCGGTCTTGAGCTGGGGGCGGATGATTACATTACCAAGCCATTCAGTCCGAGGGAAGTCGTATCCCGCGTAAAGGCGGTACTCCGACGTACCATTCTTGCAAATGATGAATTGGAATTATCAAAGGAAGAACAAATAGTCATTGGTGAATTGGAAATTTACCCCAAAAAATATGAAGCTTATTTCAAAGGCCAGGAAATGGAATGTACGCCGAAGGAATTTGAATTACTCGTGTATTTAGCACAAAATAAGGGCAATGTTCTTTCAAGGGAACAAATTCTCAATGCGGTTTGGAATTTTGATTATGTCGGTGACACAAGAATTGCTGATGTGCATGTTAGCCATTTGCGTGAAAAAATTGAAGAAAATACGAAAAAACCGGGTTATATAAAAACGGTTCGCGGATTTGGATATAAATTGGAGGAACCCAAATGATACACCATATCGTATTCCAATTTATGGCTATATTGAGTGGGATATTATTGGTGTTACTATTAGGTGCCGGAATTGTGCTATTTTTGTTTTCAGGACACTTGTTGCTCGTTTCCGTAGTGTTAATATCGACATTCCTTTTGTTCCTATTCATTGGATATTTTGTCATTAGGAATTTTGCAAAACCATTGGATGAATCGGTTAGAATGATCAAGCAGTTCACAGCTGGTAATTTCAGTACACGTACATACATAGATAAGCCGAAATCCACCGGTCAGCTAAATCGTCATTTGAACGAACTTGGAGAAAGCTTGCAAAAAACGGTCAAGTTATCCCAGATTCAACAAGACCAGTTGGAGACGTTAATTGAAAACATTGACAGTTCTTTACTTCTCATTGATATGGACGGGCATTTACGGCTTGCCAATCAAACCTTCCAGGATATGTTTCATATTAAAAAAGGAGATTGGTTCCACAAAAACTATCAATATGTTCTCCATGATGAGGAAGTTAGAAACACAATACATGAATCCATCGTTAACGAAACGATTGTACGTCAATCCGTTATCCTGCCGCTTGGTATTGAAAGACGATATATTGACATTTACTGTGCCCCAATTAAACACGGTTCCAGTCATGCGAAAGGAATTGTTGTCGTCCTTCGTGATATTACTGAGCTAAAGAAACTAGAAAAAGTAAGAAAAGAATTTGTTGCTAATGTGTCCCATGAATTAAAAACCCCTGTTACCTCTCTAAAGGGATTTGCCGAAACACTGTTGGATGAAGAGATGAAAGATGAAAATATTAGAAAGAAATTTATGACGATTATTTTGAGAGAAAGTGAGCGATTGGAAGCGTTAATTTATGATTTACTGGAACTCTCAAAAATTGAAAGTGATACGTTTCAACTGAATTGGCAAGAAGTGGATCTTAGCAAAATTGTAGATGAAACGCTTGAATTACTACAAGAAGAAGCAAAAGAAAAAAGCATTGATATACAATCCGGGGCGAAAGGACATACCGTGATCGAGGGCGATCCTTTTCGCTTGAAACAAATGTTCATTAATGTTATCACAAATGCTATTGTTTATTCCCCCGAAAAAGGGTTTATACATGTTCATGTTGAAGGTTTCCCTCGTACTGTTGAATTTATTGTCAAGGATAACGGGATAGGAATAAGCTTGGATGAAATTCCGCGAATTTTTGAGCGTTTTTATCGCGTTGACAAGGCAAGGGGCCGGAATTCCGGCGGTACAGGTCTTGGGCTTGCCATCGTTAAACACTTAACAGAGGCGCACAACGGAAGAATTGATGTAAGAAGCGAGATCGGGAAAGGGACAACGTTTAAAATTATATTCCCTAGGTCACAAGAATAGAACTTACAATATCGGATCAACCATGGAGAAGCGAGTATTACAATAATACACGACCCTCGCTTAAGAGGTAAATAAAGTTGGAATCGCTACAAGTGTCCCGAATAAAATCATTAAGGACAGCACTATTATATTTTTCCTGGAAAGCCGTCAACTGAATTGAACGGGACGGCTTAATTGCCGATTTATACAAACTGCTCGATACGGACCTGGTAGTTTTAACCAGGTCCGTCCCAGTGCAACCTTTTCATTGTTTTTCACACCCATTTATATTATTATTTATACTGTTAACTTAAGGTTGTACAGGTATGTGAAAATAATCACGAAGTATCGATGCGGCTTGGGGTTTTTCTCCAGCACATGATATATAAATTTTATAGCAAGCAGGAGAGAAGAAAATTGAAAATAGGAATCGATAAAATAGGCTTTTATACACCTCATTTGTATGTAGACATGAACAAACTGGCTGTCAGTAGAAATGTAGAACCCGAGAAATTTACAATCGGAATCGGCCAGGAAAAAATGGCAATTCCACCGCTAACTCAGGACGCTGTCTCACTTGCAGCAAACGCGGCCCTGAAAATATTAGATGACGATGATAAAGAGAAGATTGATTTTGTTATTTTTGGAACGGAGTCGGGGATTGATCACTCCAAATCAGCAGCGGTATATGTTCATCAATTGCTTGGGTTAAAACCACAAGCACGCGCCATTGAATTAAAACAGGCCTGTTATGGGGCAACTGCTGGTATCCAAATGGCTAAAGGGCATATCGCACTACATCCAGGAAGCAAAGTGCTGGTATTGGGATCAGATATCGCCCGTTATGGTTTGAATACCTCGGGAGAAGCTACGCAAGGGGCTGGTGCAGTTGCATTACTCATTAGTGCAGATCCAAAAATTATGGTTTTGGAAGAACATAATGCATACATGACCGCTGATATTATGGATTTCTGGCGGCCAATTTACGCTGATAAGGCATTTGTGGATGGAAAATTTTCCAATGAACAGTATATTGCGTTTTTCAATAACGTTTGGCGGCAATACAAAGAAAAGACAGGTCTGGAACTGCAAGATTATGAAGCAATCTGTTATCACTTGCCATATACAAAAATGGGTAAAAAGGCGTTGCGCACCATTTTGGATGAAGGAACAGTAGTGGACCAGGAACGGATCATGGCCAATTATCAAATTAGTACGGCGTATAATCGGGTGGTCGGCAATATTTATACAGGATCATTGTATTTAAGCTTGTTATCGTTATTAGAACAAAAAGAAAACCTGGAGGCGGGATCCAGAATCGGGTTATATAGTTACGGCTCGGGTGCAGTAGGTGAGTTCTTCAGTGGAATTTTGCAACCAAATTACCGAAAACACCTGCAAATAGACCAACATACCAAGCTATTTTCTGAACGTACCGAGGTAACTGTTCCTGAATACGAAGCCATTTTTGAGGAAACTTTACCCACGAATGATCGGAAGGTGGAATTGGAAATCGACCAGGATCCTGCAACCATTTGCTTTGCAGGTATAACGGATAATAAGCGACAATACATCAATAAATCAGCTAAATAACTGTAACAAATTAGTAGAACCATAGCGAGCGCCAATGCTATGGTTCTATTTTTATTTCTTGGCAGGGTAGCGGTAAAAAGTATATAATAATGGTTACATTAATCGGAAAGATAGTTTGGCTATTACTATTTTAAAGAAAGGACAATCCCAATGGAAACAGCGACCCAATCATTACCGGAACATGAAATCCTGGCTATATTACGGGCTGCAGATGAAATTATTGCACAAGGCGGACGGACATTGCTTGCCAAAATCCTGAAAGGTTCACGAGAGAAAAAGGTTCTTGCACTAGAATTGGACAAGTGCCCAGTCTATGGTTATTTCAAACCGGAAAAAATGGAAGCGGTCAAGGAAAAAATTGAGTGGATGATCGATTATGATTTCCTTGATATTCAATATTCAGGGAAACTTCCGATGATTGTGTTCACGGAACGCGGCTGGTATATTGAACGGGATCGGCGTGCTGATGAATTTTTGGCTGAATGGGATAAGTGGATAGAAGAAGATCAACCAATACCAGATATGACCTACTTAAAGGATCGCAATCGAGGAATGATACTTTTGCTATTGAAAAAAGTGCAGGAATCGGGGGAAACTAAATATATCCCGTATCTGGAGGCATGGGAACAGGTTGACTATAAAAAGGTACGTGCGGAAATCAGGAAAACAATCGGCATGTTGAAATCTGGAGAACAGGTTGATCGTAGTGAAGCTTTGGAAAGGCAACAGGAATGGAACGAAGCATTAAAAGGATCTGCCCACAGGATATACAGCTAAAGTGCTGGGAATGTGGTGATCGGTTTACCTTTTCAATCGGAGAACAAAAGTTTTTTAAAGACATGGGTTTTCAGTGGCCAAAACGATGTGAAAAATGCCGGTTGGAACGGAAATTTGGCGAATTATTTTGAAACAGTCTCAAAAGGAGAGGAGAATGAACGTGGCAGCCGCAAAGGAAAAATTAGCAGAAAAGAAAGAGCAGTTACTTCAGCTTACAGGTGATTTTAGCAAAACGTATTTAAATGAGGAATATGAGGTGGTTGTAAAAAAGCTGATCGATAAAATGGCTAGAAAGCGGGATGTGCCATTTATTGCCGGGAAAATTGAAATTTGGGCTGCGGCTATTATTCATGCATTGGGGACGGTGAATTTTTTATTTGACGAGAGTACGCAACCATATGCTTCTGTTACAGATATCAATGAATATTTTCATACAAATAAAAGTACTGTCTCGCAAAAGTCAAAAAAGATTCGCGATATGTTTAACATGTCCTATTTTGATAGTGAGTTTGCAACAGAGTCGGTTAAACAAGAGAATCCACTTAATAATATGTCAATGATAAATGGACTACTCGTTCCAAACGATATGATTAAGACAGATTTGGATGATGGGAATTAAGGGTAGCCGAAATCCTGGGTGTTACCATACAAGATAAAAGTGACAGTGAACGATTTGAATTGATGGAAGTAACGAACGAGCATTTGGGAAGGTACTACCGGTATTTGCAACAGCACTTGACTTTTCCTTTTCGAGCAACTTATGAAGAAGAAACGGGACCGCTTTCATTTACTGAACATGAGTTGAATTGTCTCCAGCTGGATCAAGAGATACAATTTGAAGAATTTTACGGAATCCTCGTTGAATGTAGGGAAGGGAGAAAGAAAACAATACGGGAATTAGCTGATATTGTAGTCGATGAGGAAAATGTAAATTATCAACTAATTGACGATTATCAAACATGGTTTTGGAATTATCGTTAGAATAGTGAAGCATGGTTAGGGAGAGAACTTGATGAATAAACCAGTAGAATCAGATGATATATGGGATGCAAACCTTTACGACGGGAAGCATGGATTCGTTTCCAAATATGGGAATAACGTTATCAATATATTGGAACCGAACATGGGAGAGTCTATTCTTGATCTTGGCTGCGGCACCGGAGACTTAACAAAAACGCTTTATGATCTTGGTGTCTATGTAACAGGAATGGATAAATCAGCAAATATGATTGACCAAGCCCGGTTTAAGTATCCAGATATACCGTTTCAAGTTGGCGATGCTACAGCATTACCTTTTGATGAGACGTTTGATGCAATATTTTCCAACGCAACGCTTCATTGGATCAAGTCGCCGGAGAAGGCCCTGCAGTCGATTTATCATAGCCTGAAAAAAGGCGGTCGTTTTGTAGCGGAATTTGGTGCGAAAGGAAATGTAAAAACAATCACCAATTCTATTGAAAAGCAATTTGCTATGTTGGGACTAACTTATCAGCAGGAACGTTTTCCGTGGTATTTTCCAAGTGTTGGTGAGTATGCATCGTTAATGGAGCTGGTTGGGTTTAAAGTTGTCTATGCCAGTCAATTCGAACGTCCAACACCACTTGAAGGCGGGAACGGATTGAGAAATTGGATCGAGATGTTTGGCAAAATGATGTTTATCGGGTTGGAGTATGAAACAATCCAAAAGATAATTACGGGTGTGGAAAATGATTTACGGGATACCATGTTTCAAGATAATAGCTGGATTGCGGATTATGAACGGATCAGGGTTAAGGGAATAAAGGAGTGATCTACTCAGGGGGGGGTTTTTGTGAAAACGTCAACAGGCTGCCGGTAATCTGACAGCCTGCATTGCTTTGTATTTTTAAGTTTTACTTTCCAATGCACTGCTGGTGATTAACACCAGCAAGCGCCAACGATGATAAGAAGGATGAATAATACAACGATCAATGCAAATCCGCCGCCAGTACCGACATATCCACCGCCGTATCCGTATCCTCCACAACCACACATGTTACGACAACCGAAAC is a window of Lentibacillus daqui DNA encoding:
- a CDS encoding hydroxymethylglutaryl-CoA synthase, whose translation is MKIGIDKIGFYTPHLYVDMNKLAVSRNVEPEKFTIGIGQEKMAIPPLTQDAVSLAANAALKILDDDDKEKIDFVIFGTESGIDHSKSAAVYVHQLLGLKPQARAIELKQACYGATAGIQMAKGHIALHPGSKVLVLGSDIARYGLNTSGEATQGAGAVALLISADPKIMVLEEHNAYMTADIMDFWRPIYADKAFVDGKFSNEQYIAFFNNVWRQYKEKTGLELQDYEAICYHLPYTKMGKKALRTILDEGTVVDQERIMANYQISTAYNRVVGNIYTGSLYLSLLSLLEQKENLEAGSRIGLYSYGSGAVGEFFSGILQPNYRKHLQIDQHTKLFSERTEVTVPEYEAIFEETLPTNDRKVELEIDQDPATICFAGITDNKRQYINKSAK
- a CDS encoding calcium-binding protein — encoded protein: MEVTNEHLGRYYRYLQQHLTFPFRATYEEETGPLSFTEHELNCLQLDQEIQFEEFYGILVECREGRKKTIRELADIVVDEENVNYQLIDDYQTWFWNYR
- a CDS encoding RQC-minor-1 family DNA-binding protein, translating into METATQSLPEHEILAILRAADEIIAQGGRTLLAKILKGSREKKVLALELDKCPVYGYFKPEKMEAVKEKIEWMIDYDFLDIQYSGKLPMIVFTERGWYIERDRRADEFLAEWDKWIEEDQPIPDMTYLKDRNRGMILLLLKKVQESGETKYIPYLEAWEQVDYKKVRAEIRKTIGMLKSGEQVDRSEALERQQEWNEALKGSAHRIYS
- a CDS encoding YjcZ family sporulation protein, yielding MGFGCRNMCGCGGYGYGGGYVGTGGGFALIVVLFILLIIVGACWC
- a CDS encoding class I SAM-dependent methyltransferase; this encodes MNKPVESDDIWDANLYDGKHGFVSKYGNNVINILEPNMGESILDLGCGTGDLTKTLYDLGVYVTGMDKSANMIDQARFKYPDIPFQVGDATALPFDETFDAIFSNATLHWIKSPEKALQSIYHSLKKGGRFVAEFGAKGNVKTITNSIEKQFAMLGLTYQQERFPWYFPSVGEYASLMELVGFKVVYASQFERPTPLEGGNGLRNWIEMFGKMMFIGLEYETIQKIITGVENDLRDTMFQDNSWIADYERIRVKGIKE
- a CDS encoding zinc-ribbon domain containing protein → MERSIKRICPQDIQLKCWECGDRFTFSIGEQKFFKDMGFQWPKRCEKCRLERKFGELF
- the pnpS gene encoding two-component system histidine kinase PnpS translates to MIHHIVFQFMAILSGILLVLLLGAGIVLFLFSGHLLLVSVVLISTFLLFLFIGYFVIRNFAKPLDESVRMIKQFTAGNFSTRTYIDKPKSTGQLNRHLNELGESLQKTVKLSQIQQDQLETLIENIDSSLLLIDMDGHLRLANQTFQDMFHIKKGDWFHKNYQYVLHDEEVRNTIHESIVNETIVRQSVILPLGIERRYIDIYCAPIKHGSSHAKGIVVVLRDITELKKLEKVRKEFVANVSHELKTPVTSLKGFAETLLDEEMKDENIRKKFMTIILRESERLEALIYDLLELSKIESDTFQLNWQEVDLSKIVDETLELLQEEAKEKSIDIQSGAKGHTVIEGDPFRLKQMFINVITNAIVYSPEKGFIHVHVEGFPRTVEFIVKDNGIGISLDEIPRIFERFYRVDKARGRNSGGTGLGLAIVKHLTEAHNGRIDVRSEIGKGTTFKIIFPRSQE
- a CDS encoding DUF6398 domain-containing protein — encoded protein: MNVAAAKEKLAEKKEQLLQLTGDFSKTYLNEEYEVVVKKLIDKMARKRDVPFIAGKIEIWAAAIIHALGTVNFLFDESTQPYASVTDINEYFHTNKSTVSQKSKKIRDMFNMSYFDSEFATESVKQENPLNNMSMINGLLVPNDMIKTDLDDGN